Sequence from the Bubalus kerabau isolate K-KA32 ecotype Philippines breed swamp buffalo chromosome 17, PCC_UOA_SB_1v2, whole genome shotgun sequence genome:
CCTGGCTGCTTGCGGGCCTGGGGGGGCCCCGTGTGAGCCAGGAAACCGGGCACCCCTTCCCCCACAACTGAACCTGGATCCCAACACTTCTGCTCACCCGCTCCTCTGGCTTCTGTGACTTACTGTGCGCGCCGGGGGAACGCGGGGGCGGGCTCCCAGGCATGGAAGCCACACGTGGCCCTGTGGATGAGTGTGGGCTGAAGGGTGCATGGGTCTGTGTGCAGGTGCACGCGGACGGCTATCCACGCGTGCACTCCTGCACGAATCCGTGTAGTGCTTGTGTATATACATACTTGACACTCATGTGCATACTTACGTGGTCCTGTGCTTCTGTGGATAATACCTGTATGGGTGTTTACGTGCACGTTTCTATACATGCTTGGGAGCACAGGGTGTACGTGTGGAAACCCGTTTCTAGGTGCCATCACCTGTGCTCTGGGTCAGCCCCCCACTGTGGGTTACACACTTCTGGGAGAGCTGAGATTCAAAGGCTGGTCCCACTGCCAGCCTGCTGGGACTTGTCCGGAAGCCGTGACTCTGGGTTAACTGGTCTCTGTGCCCCCACCTgtgatggttgggtggcatcaccaactccatggacatgagtttgagcacgctctgggagttggtgatggacagggaagcctggagagctgaAGGCcgcaagcgactgaactgagccccACCTCCTTTGATGCAAAAACTCCCCCACCCCTGAAACTAACCTCCTGGGAACCAGCAGAGCAGGTGGGGACTGTAATATTGCCGGAGGGCTGCCTAGCATAGCAGGGGCTACAATAATGATCTAAAGGGGGAGGGACCCCACCTGAACACTGCCAGGTATGGTAGCCAGTGGCTGCCTTGAGGTCCCATTTGTACCTGTGGAAGGTACAGATCAGGAGCTTCATTTGTGGGCGGGCACTGAACTAAGGGACGCTACCGCACACCTAATGAACAGTAGGCTCATGGGTGCTTGTCCTAGACCGGGTGATGCCAGGCCTGCTCTTGTGGGGCTTCGGTCACCCCTCAACCCAGGAGGctctgccttccccacatacCAAGTAGCAGTCGGGGGCACCAGCATCGTGTCGACACCCCATCTGACTGTACGAGTAGCCTGGTGTGCAGTGGGCACTCTGTAACGCCACTTGGTGCCTATTAGATGGGGCAGAGTTGGAGGACCAGGGGTGGGGGCCTGGTGTTCAGACAGACCCAGACACCCCAGGCATGGGAGAAAAAGGGCTGAGGTTAACAGCTGGGTCCTCACAGCTAGACAAGACAGGAAAATTCTCCGCCTGCCCCAAGTGGGGCCAGTACACCCTCCCTGGCACTACCCACCACCCAGCATCGTGGGGCAGGGGGGTTGGGCCCCCCAGGTTGCCCGGGTCATGAGCACGCAGGCCACCATCACCCCTGGAGTTCCAGGACAGTCACAGGGCCTCAGGGAAGGGTTAGGAATGCTCTCTGCACTCCATGGTCTTGGGGGGCGGAGTGGGTACAGGAACATAGTCTCTTGCTTATGGATCCATGTGTgagagtgctcagtcatgtccaatcccatggactgtagtccgctaggctccactgtccatgggatttcccaggcaagaatactggatcaggttgccatttcttcctccagggggatcttcctgacccagggatggaacccgtgtcttctttattggcagggagattcttgaccactgagccaccagggaagccccatagagcCATAGAAGACCCAAGGAAAGCTCTAGCTGATTCACctaaccctgctgctgggagCAGCTCCCATGACCTACCAAGAGCCCGGTGCTCTCCTCTGCagacagctgggggtggggtgggggaggggtgtcaATGGAGACCATGTAACCAACCCCTGGCCTCACTAGGGGAAGGTTCGGGCTCCAGCTTCACCCCAGCACCCAAACACCACAGCTCACAGGGAGTGACACacggatttttgtttttgtttttaatggatgCGTGGTACCACCTGCCAGGGCTGTCCATCCTCACAAGGCTGGGATTCTTGGCCGCAGTGCCCCTCGCCCGGAGGTGACAGTCCCTCCAGCCACACATGCAGCTGGCGAAACCGGAAGGGACAGGCCGTTCCCTTCGCAGGCGAGCAAAGGACAAAATTCCATTTTAAGAGAAAGTCAttgcagataaaaaaaaaaaaaaaaaaaaagtcttttaagaGACAATCCTTCACAAAGGGGGAAACGAGCACCGCTAAAAAAACAAGTGTTGTCTGCTAAAGATCATAGagtaaaaaaaatattgcattaaaaaaaaccaaaataaacaacaacCTTAAGAAAAAGGGAACAAATTTCAAAGTGCTTTCATGGTGTGGGCGGCAGGGTCTCCCACTTGGCCTGTAGtgcctggggggtggggctgggggccgtGAGGCTGAGCGGTGGGGGCGGAAGGCAAACCCACCCCACCATGCCCATCGGGCTAAAGTGTAACAGACTGGAAATGTAACAGCCTCTCTCCCTGCATCCAGCAGGAGCTGCCAAGAGCCAGCCACCTGTTTTCCTCCAGCAGTGGCCGGTGATGCCCACGGGTGGCCGGGGGCACGGACACTACTCCTCTTTGGGGCTCCTTGGACACGCCGGCCAAGGCTCTGCGTCTCCCCTACAAGGTCCCAGTCCCAGTCCCGAGGACAAGGGGCACCTAGTCGTGGCGCACCGGTGGCTCCTCCCCGCATGCCTGGTCGGAGTACGGGGGAGGCGGGGGCTGCTCCTCCCCTAGCCCATAGGGGGCGTGGCCGCGGCTGCGCTTGGCCTCCTTGATGTACAGCTCCAGGAGGACCTTGGTGGGCTGCTTGTCCACGCGCTCCTTGGGCACGCCGTGGCTCAGCAGCCAGCCCATGAGGTCCTTGCGCGTGGGGTTTGGCCCCAGCATGAGCTTGGTGCGGCCCGGCTGGCTTTGGCGCCAGAGCAGGCCCACGTCGGCGATGGTCTGGATCTCCATCACTGCCTCCAGCACTGTCATGCCCTTGACCAGCAGGCTGACCAGCGAGAGCCGCAGCTCAGAGGGCGCGGCTGTCAGCAGGCGCCGCTGCAGGCCCTGTGTGAAGGGCAGGTCCTCCGGCGCCAGCCGGGCGGGCTCGGGGAGCGGCGGCTCACGGTAGATCCAGTCGAGCATGCCCAGCTCGCGTACCAGCtggatgccctcctccatggtGGTCCAGGGACGGAAGGGCAACTCGGTGGCCTCGAAGTGCAGGAAGGACTCCCAGCGCTGGCGCCAGGCCAGCAGCAGCCAGGCCAGCAGCGTCTTGCAGTCGCCCCGCAGGGCCTTGCAGCGGTAGTTGAAGACGGCGTCGCCGGTCAGGTCGCCCAGCAGGGCCAGCTCCCCGGAATTCAGGGACAGGGCCTGGCCACCCTGGTCATACACCCGCAGGATCCAGCTGATCATGAGCTCGTTGGGGTTCTGCCGGAAGCGCCGTGCGATGGCCAGGAGCTCGGTGTACGTGTAGTAGCGGTCGCCCCGCCCCGCCATGGCTGCTCCAGGCGCGGGTCCGGCGGGAATGCCGGAGGGGCGCGGCCGCCGGAGCTGCGGGGAGGGCACGGAGGGGCGTTGGGCAGGGAAACAGtcaccctcccccaacccctccccagaGGGGGAGCCCCTCAGACCCCCAGGTGTCAAAGGTCCTGGGGGGGCACCGTGTCCTCATGGGAGATCAGAGCCCAGTGCTGGACATCACAGGGGCCCCAAGCACGGCCCCTTCAGGAGCCTGGATACCGGATGTCTCCGCAGACCCTAAGCTGTTCCCCTTATACCTTACACCACCCACCGTGCCCCCATCATGGGgttactgtgaagattaaatgccTTCAGTGCCTAGCACTGTGCCTGGTTCATAGTTTAGTGCTCAGCATCTGCCTGTACggataccaccaccaccaccaccaccaccatctctacATTTGATAAGTTCCATACGATTACGGCATTGGCCAACCCACTAAGAACTTGTTCTTACCGGGAGGGCTGAAGGAACTGATGGACTCCTGGAGCAACTGCCTGCAGACGGGAAGGCacgggggtggggaagaggaggtTGGTGGGGTGTAGCAATCACGATCCCCATCCACCTCTGCCCAGAGCCCGGGACCCCTCAGACCCCCGGGTGTCAAAGGTCCCGGGGGAGCACCATGTCTGCAGAGAAGATCAGAGCCCAGTGCTAGACATCATGGGAGGTCCCCCACACGGCCCCTTCGGCACCAACTGAGCACACCTCTCTGCAAACCAACCCCCGACCCCCCACGCCAGGCTGGCCTGTTTCTCACCCTAGCCCTTCTTGCATCCACTTCCTCTTACCACCACCCCTCCATCTTTGCAGCGGATGCCACAGGAATTCAGGGAGCATGCATTACTTTTGGGGGTGACTTGCAAAGGCTGACTGTTCAAGGACCCCCTAGCTCTGCCACCTCCTGGACAATCCCTAGCAGGACTGGCTGAGGCATTAGCTACAAGCCCAGGCAGGGTGGGGCCTGGGACCTCAGGGGAGGCCGGCCCacagcacacacacgcatgcgcacacacacacatacacatacacaccccgCCCCAGCCCTGTCCTTGCAGACACATCATGAAGGTGCCCTAATGTCAAAAGTGGCAAAGCCAGGAATCAAAATCCACCTCCTTGGTCCTGTATGCTCAACTGTAGGGAAGAGGGGTGACAGAGAAAGCCCCCACCACCTGGTCCCCCTGAATGTGGATGGGGGCTGCAGAAATAAGCCCCCTCCTGGCCAGAAGGAGCCAAGGATGGGTAAATCGCAATCTTTATGTGCCTCCACCTCAGCTGTGAAATAGTGACAAAAGTGCACCTATTTCAAATCATGAGGTTATTGGGGGGATGGCTCTAGGGCTTAGAAATGCAGCCTGGCTCAGACTAAGTGCTCAGCATCCATCTTTATTAATATTACCATACTCTATACATTTTATTAACAAATTGATGCCGTTGTAAATTGGATTATGATTATTACAGTATTAATAACAAGCGGAGTCTCTTCTTTACTTACCGAGGGGTGGCCAGGCTGCTCAACTCCTGGAGGAACCACCT
This genomic interval carries:
- the LOC129631759 gene encoding Friend virus susceptibility protein 1-like produces the protein MAGRGDRYYTYTELLAIARRFRQNPNELMISWILRVYDQGGQALSLNSGELALLGDLTGDAVFNYRCKALRGDCKTLLAWLLLAWRQRWESFLHFEATELPFRPWTTMEEGIQLVRELGMLDWIYREPPLPEPARLAPEDLPFTQGLQRRLLTAAPSELRLSLVSLLVKGMTVLEAVMEIQTIADVGLLWRQSQPGRTKLMLGPNPTRKDLMGWLLSHGVPKERVDKQPTKVLLELYIKEAKRSRGHAPYGLGEEQPPPPPYSDQACGEEPPVRHD